From the genome of Ziziphus jujuba cultivar Dongzao chromosome 4, ASM3175591v1:
CTTTCCATGCTGTTTTTAGCTTCTTTCTTATTTGTTTACGTGAGTTGGGTTCGGAGTCTCGTTTGTTTAGCTGAATGTGTAAGGTTATGACATTGAACTGTGATGTAGAATATTGATGGTAGATTATTAACTTATTTGATTGCCGTGATTTCTATAGAAATATGACTTCCAGGATGAGATTTGGTGGCATATGTCAGTGCAAAGATTTAAAATCCAATCCTATGGCAAtaagatcaaaaaataaaatttgcttgCAGTCTTCAATCAGCTTTTAGGATAAACTATGTAAACACTAGACATTGTACCATGCGATGACTAATTGGTTGATGTTGCTTAGACATTTACTAGCGGCAGAAGTTGCTTTAGGTTTGTGTACTCTAATGAGACTCATAGTTTATGTTCTGATTTGGATTTATAGGCCATTATTGAGTGGCATGATTCATCCATATTGATTTTGCTTCCTAGGCACCCCACCCCAGTCACAGCCTGCTTTCTGTACTTGTTTATGGCATATAAGATGATTGGGTATTTATAATTCCAAAAGATGAGATTGGACtggaaaaagtaaaatcaaactCAGCTGGCCAATCATTGTGCTATAGTATTACATTCATATATATCAGGGCTccataatatcaaaattatattgctGTGTTGCCCTTCACTGTTATTGTCTCTTAAAGTCACCTAGGAAAAGTGACCGTAAATGACATCCTGGATGGGATTCTTCTTATTTTGAGAATTAACATATGTTATTTACTTACCTGTCCAGTATCATGCAGGATATCAAGAGCAAATGTCACATTGGCCTGAGCAGCCAGTTAATATTATCATAAAATGGCTTACAGATCACAGCCCTTCTCTGGTTGTGGCTGACTTTGGGTGTGGTGAGATATATACTGGACTCTAATAATTATTGTACCCTACTGCAACAGAaaactgaaaataaaaattgaaatttaatcaGGAGATGCACGCCTTGCAAAAAATGTGAAGAACAAAGTCTTCTCCTTTGATCTTGTTTCAAAGGACCCTTCAGTAATTGCTTGTGACATGTCAAACGTAAGTGCTTTCATTTTCATTGCTTTTTGTTTATAGGGTGCATATTACAATTATGATGTGCTTTTGTGCTTAACTACAACATTTTCTGCTTGATCATGCAAAATTCAGAAGCCAGTAACCAGAAATATGCTTAAGAAAAATTTTTGGATGATAATGTTTACATACATACCAGTTGTAAAAGCTATTCTCCAAAAGCTAATTGCTTATGCTTGCTGGCAGATACCTCTTGATTCTTCATCTGTGGATGTTTCTGTCTTCTGTCTTTCACTAATGGGAACTAACTACCCAAGTTACCTCAAGGAAGCATACAGAGTACTTAAGCCATGGTCTgcaaaatgcataaaaaaaaattccatgtcTTGATCACCTGATTTAAGTGAGTAACATGTTAATTGATTTACGATGGCTGTTTGACAGTGGTTCGCTTTTGATAGCAGAAGTAAAGAGTAGGTTTGATCCAAATACAGGAGGAGCAGACCCCAAAAAGTTCACCAAGGCAGTTTGCGAGCTAGGATTTTCTACAGCATTCAAGGTCTGCTTATGTGCCTCCAATTTCCTTACTAGCATTGATTTTTTGCATGTATGCTAATGTAGTCTCATATGCGCAGGACTTCTCTAATAAGATGTTCATTTTATTATACTTCAAGAAAAAGGTAGGCTTTCTTTCAGTTGGTGTTAAAGTGTTCAGACTTGTGAGGCTCATGCTCATACAAAAAATAATCACTTCTTTGATTCTGCAGGAGGAGCAAAATGTCAAAAAGCAAATTGAATGGCCTGAGCTGAAACCTTGTATATACAAGCGTCGCTGAGAGATTAATACTAAAACTCTTTTTTGTTCGTGAAGTTCTAGGTTTACTGaagctttatttatatatttgagattATGGCTCTTCATGTAGTTTCTGAAAGTTCGAATTCTTTTTGGCCCATAATTATATAAGATTTCCTTTATATCTTAACCGCATagaattttcatgaaaattttcttgaGAAAATAGATATGTGCGATAtgtttatatgtaatatattatatatatatatatatatacacttttaagccaaaaaatacTAGTAATAATAAGATGTCTGTAAGCGAAGGCGTTCAGACCACAAGAATAAACACGATAAATCAGGCTCATTTTGTTGGGTTGGAACTTATGTCTAAATTTGATATCAAAcggattttttctctttttccttagGTTTTGAGCAAGCCTGATAGATGGATTGCTGACTTGCCCCGACCTAAACTTCTTGTAGAAAGACCAAGTGGGGTAAATTTAATGGTTGAGCACCATATCTTATTTCTCTATGCGTATGCATGGATTCGAGTCATAGATTGAATAGAAGAAGTCATAGATTGATTTGCGGTAGAATTTGTATAGGTGTTCagatgaagaaaataaataaaaaacacttctttaagaagaaaataaataatttctaaagaaaaagaaaacaaaagaaaagaaaaaaagcaaacaagCAAAAGGAAAACGATTTTGCTTGTGAACtcaacagagagagagagagagagagagggtagGGGAAACATGTGGAAGCAATACTTTAGAGATATGAAATAGATAAGCAAGAAGAAGATAAGGAATTGCCATAACATTTTGCACCCTCTATCAGTCGTCACATAATTATGTTGTTTTTATGTTCTTCCTTTTTGAGGACCTgtcccaatatatatatttatatatatgtataaatcaaatctaaagaaaaaaaaaaatgcccatacatatatattcatacaaatAACCAATCAGAGGATCAAAAAGAGTTCACATTTCCTTTCAAACCCGCATcgatttattcattttttcttattttcaaataCCATCTATTCATTTCAACCTTATATATgtttgttgtatttttatttagaagCAATTTTTGACTTCTAATCCTCACATACTGACGTATGGTAATAAttcatacccaaaaaaaaaaaaaaaagaaccatgtATTTCTTTGAGCTAAGTCAATGATAGCTaaaagttgttatttttttcttggttttcttTGTGATCTTCTCCTTTTACAAAATAAACATGAATACAATAACAAGAAAATTTGAAGCAGCAAGGGAAGGAATGAATCGTTGAAATATATGAAGAAAGTGGGGTATTTGGACGCTTTATTCTGTGGCCGTCTGATTACCAATCAATCTACAAACGAACATGGTGGATGGTGGGAAAGTCAAAACTATGAACAGGAAAACCAAGGGCCAAGAGCCAACCACCGACTCCTTTCACAAAGTCCAAAGAGCTGATGTCCCTCACGGGCAATCGCACGAgacccaaaataataaataaataataataaataaaaattctactttctatttt
Proteins encoded in this window:
- the LOC107415242 gene encoding ribosomal RNA-processing protein 8, with the translated sequence MEDRCSSRKRKREKRRRSNSEGRKVSQPKETTTTFKTQRVDGLRQIDEEGKQVSASSAKSGKSQGLSNASSFLDKMRARLSGGHFRMLNEKLYTCSGKEALDYFKEDPALFDVYHAGYQEQMSHWPEQPVNIIIKWLTDHSPSLVVADFGCGDARLAKNVKNKVFSFDLVSKDPSVIACDMSNIPLDSSSVDVSVFCLSLMGTNYPSYLKEAYRVLKPCGSLLIAEVKSRFDPNTGGADPKKFTKAVCELGFSTAFKDFSNKMFILLYFKKKEEQNVKKQIEWPELKPCIYKRR